DNA from Candidatus Acidiferrales bacterium:
AACGATGGAATAACGGAACGGCAGATCGATGGAACAATTAAATGATGTGATGGCGCTGGTTCATTCACCGCAGACAAAGCTTCCTCAAGTAAAACTTGTAAAGGCTTTTGCGAATTCCTTCAAGAATGTCATCGCGACGGCGCGGACGTGTTATTCCTCGAAGGGAATCATCGAGGATGACTCGGTCGATCTCGATAAATACCGGGACCTCGCCTTGAGTATCTACGAAGCCGGGCACCACACCACGTTCCAGCATGCGACTTTCCAATTCCAGCTTTCGAATATTTCCCGGCAGTTCATCTGGTCTTTTCTTCATTCGCATCCGTTTTATAATTCCGAGCAGGTAAGCCAGCGGTACGTTGAGGTGAAAGACGGAAATTATTTTCTTCCTCCACTGCGCGGCGAGGCGCTCGAGCTTTTCACCAAGACCGCTTCTGCTCAGGTGGAATCCTACCGGAAGCTGGTCGAGCTTTTGATGAAACCTGCCGCCGGCGAGTATTATGAAATATTTCCGAACCGTAGAAATGACAGACGGTTTGCAAGCGAGGTGAAGAAGAAGGCCCAAGAAATTGCGAGATATGCGCTCCCGGTTGCGACTTTTTCCTATCTTTATCACACCATAAGCGGGATTACACTGCTCAGGTACGCGAAAATGTGTAATGCCGGGGACACGCCTTATGAACAGCGGCTCGTCGTCGGTATGATGGTACAGGAGCTTCTGAATTTCGATGAGAATTATAAAACGGTTTTGGAAGATCCCCTCCCTGAAAATTATTTCACGGAGAATGTTTCCAGCATCCGCGGGACTATGGGGGCGGATACCGGCGAGTTTATCGCGGAATTCGACCGCGAGATCGGGAATCACACTTCCAAGCTGGTCGATTACAAAGCAAATTCGGAGAAAACTATTGCCGATTCGGTTCGCGAAGTTCTCGGCAGAAGTCGGGCGGAACTTCCGGACAATGAAGCTATCTCTCTTGCGATCGATCCTGCAAAGAATAAAATCCTGGGCAACTCGCTTGTCCTGACGACTCACGATAAAGTGTCCCGTGCTTTGTACCATGCCTCATACACATTCAAGAAGAAGTTGAGCCACACGGCGGATTCGCAGGACCAGCGTCATAGGATGACCCCGGCATCCCGACCGGTCATAACCGAGCACATGAGTGATGAGCCGGACTACATTCTTCCAAAACTGGTGCAGATGGAAGAAGCCGCCGAAAAACTCTACCGCCGGACGATGGATATGACCTGGGAAGCTATTAATAAACTTCTGTCTATGAATGTCGGCAAAGAATACGCAGCTTATCTTCTCCCCAACTCCTTTCCGATTCGTTTCACGGAGTCGGCAGATCTGCTGAACCTCCATCACAAAGTAGAAATGCGGCTGTGCTACAACGCGCAGGAAGAAATCTGGAAGGCGTCTCTCGACGAAGTGGAACAGATAAAAGCTGTTCATCCGACTCTTGGAAAATTTCTGCTCCCGCCTTGCACGGTGCGCATGATGGCCGGAACAAAACCGTATTGTCCCGAAGGAAGACGTTATTGCGGCGTTCCGGTCTGGAAGCTCGATACATCGGAGTATTCGAGAACGATTTAGTCAGATGGTCTTCACGATTTATCAAGTCGCTGTCTTTTTTGTCATGGCGGCGATCACCTCATTCACGGTTTATCAGGGAAAGCACGGCGGGTATGATACCCTCGTCGGCTGGAAGTATCTTCCCATCGGTTTGTCTATGATAACTTTTGGAATGGTGATGGGCAACTTGAAACCCATTGTCCCCCACCGCTTCACCACCTTTTATAACATTGTTCAGTATTTCGGCCTGTACCTCCCCGGAATTTCTTTGATTGGCTACGCTATGGTGAAGCTGATACCCGGTATAACGGAATACATGGGTATACTCGCTGAAAAAAAATACCTGGAACAAAGCAAAGCATTTACGAAGCATCTTCTCAAACTCCAGGAGAGCGGCATCGTGCTCGCTTCGCCCGGAAGTCTCGGAGACGTTTTACAGCGAGTAGTCTCGATTGCTCAAGGAGTGACAGGAGCATATTTTTCCGCGATCTTTCTTTTTAACTCTCGCTCCAACATGATAAACGCAAGTTATTATTCCGGAAGGGGCGGGGAAACTATTGAGAAACTTGTCGAAACAAGTAACATCGATCTGCGCAATGTCGAACTTCCAGCGGACAAATTGGAGTTCCTTAAGCGACTCGCCGCGGGCCGGAAACCATACATAAGCTCGGACTGCCGCGAATTCCTCGACTTTTATATGGGAGACAAACCTGTCCCCGATGCTGGCTTACTGGACCAATGGAAGGTGAGAGAATTTGTTTTGGTTCCGCTGAGTATCGACAACATATCGGAAGGGATTCTCTGCTATCTTTTTCCCAACGGAGATTATTCCCAGGTGCTTCTCGAGCTTTTTGCGAATCAATGCTCGCTCGCAATGCGGAACGCAAAGCTGTTCGACGACATGCAGCAAAACACGATTGCACTCGAAGTCCAGCGGC
Protein-coding regions in this window:
- a CDS encoding FAD-dependent thymidylate synthase is translated as MEQLNDVMALVHSPQTKLPQVKLVKAFANSFKNVIATARTCYSSKGIIEDDSVDLDKYRDLALSIYEAGHHTTFQHATFQFQLSNISRQFIWSFLHSHPFYNSEQVSQRYVEVKDGNYFLPPLRGEALELFTKTASAQVESYRKLVELLMKPAAGEYYEIFPNRRNDRRFASEVKKKAQEIARYALPVATFSYLYHTISGITLLRYAKMCNAGDTPYEQRLVVGMMVQELLNFDENYKTVLEDPLPENYFTENVSSIRGTMGADTGEFIAEFDREIGNHTSKLVDYKANSEKTIADSVREVLGRSRAELPDNEAISLAIDPAKNKILGNSLVLTTHDKVSRALYHASYTFKKKLSHTADSQDQRHRMTPASRPVITEHMSDEPDYILPKLVQMEEAAEKLYRRTMDMTWEAINKLLSMNVGKEYAAYLLPNSFPIRFTESADLLNLHHKVEMRLCYNAQEEIWKASLDEVEQIKAVHPTLGKFLLPPCTVRMMAGTKPYCPEGRRYCGVPVWKLDTSEYSRTI
- a CDS encoding GAF domain-containing sensor histidine kinase, with translation MVFTIYQVAVFFVMAAITSFTVYQGKHGGYDTLVGWKYLPIGLSMITFGMVMGNLKPIVPHRFTTFYNIVQYFGLYLPGISLIGYAMVKLIPGITEYMGILAEKKYLEQSKAFTKHLLKLQESGIVLASPGSLGDVLQRVVSIAQGVTGAYFSAIFLFNSRSNMINASYYSGRGGETIEKLVETSNIDLRNVELPADKLEFLKRLAAGRKPYISSDCREFLDFYMGDKPVPDAGLLDQWKVREFVLVPLSIDNISEGILCYLFPNGDYSQVLLELFANQCSLAMRNAKLFDDMQQNTIALEVQRRKAENANRSKTEFLANMSHELRTPLNAIIGFSEVLNTDLHEMPPEMTHQFIGHINHSGRHLLELVNDLLDLSRLEIGRLKLEKSRFKLYDELAQAVEIVQPMAAEKKITIHMEIEESLGEIFADPQKLRQIVINLLSNAVKFSHMNSEIDLTVRKNEESIHFCVEDFGMGIKAEDIERLFKPFEQLTQNPYAKKYRGVGLGLALTRRLVELHGGRVWAESEISRGSKFFFTIPQ